GCCAGCCCCAGCGACGAAGTGAGCGACACCCACTGGTATCGCAAGGAAGTCGATGCGTACCATTTTCAGCAAGCGATCAGGGCCGGTGTCGATGCGATCGAGAACAACGGTGTCGTCGACATACGATTTCGCGGGCCACACCATGGTCCCATCGTCGTCCTGAACGGGCGTGAAAATCTAACCGCGGATCTGATCATTGACGCCAGCGGTGCCGGTTCCGTCGCGGCGAGGATTAACGAGCGCCCGGCGTTGACGAAACAACTTCGCACTCACACCTGCGCGACATTCGCGCACTACCGCGGCGTCAACAGTTTCGCGGCTGAGTTCAATGCACGGCATCGTGACGACCGTGCCACTGAACCATTCAACGCAGATGCCGCGGCCCAGCACCATCTGATCAAAGACGGTTGGGCTTGGATGTTACGCTTCAACAATGGCGTCACCAGTGTTGGTGTGACGCTGAACGTCGGTGAGACGATCCATGCCGACTTTACGACCCAACGTCGCTGCTTCGAACTGCTTGATCGCCGGTTGGATGAATACCCAAGCTTGCATCGGATCTTGAAAGATGCTCAACGCATTGATCCGGTCGATGACGTCGTCTGCCTCCCGCGGCTGCAACGACTGTACGATCCCGTAATCAACGCTCGATGCGTTTTGATGCCTTCGACTGCGGCAATGATCGACCCGCTCCACAGCACCGGCATCGCGCACGCGTTGTCTGGCGTCGAGCGGTTGTCGGATCTGATTCTTAGCGATCGTGTTTATCAACTCGACTATCTTGATCGTTATCGTGACGCGGTGGTCAAGGAAGCGACGCTCATCGATCAGCTGGTACACATGGCCTATCGGTCGATCAACCACTTTCCGCGATTCACTGCCGCGTCGATGATTTATTTTGCCATCGCGATCGCTTGTGAAGAGCAATTGCTTGCCGGTGAATCGCCGGATTACTATTGGCTGGCCAACGACCGTTCTGTCAACGAGATCGTTCACCAATGTGATCAAGCGTTGGCACAGAACAGCAACGACGACACCGTGATCGACCGGGTCCGTGAGTTGATCGAACCGATCAATCAAGTCGGATTACTCGACGACACAGTCACCAATCGCTACGCCTATACGGCCACGAAGACCGCTTGAAGATTCTCTTCCTATCGAACAATCTTTAGTCTGCGCCCTCTCGACGATCGATCGCTTAAAAGGCGATCACCTTCCTGTCCCTCCCGCAGGCTTCATCATGGACAAACCGCGAATTTTCCTCACCCGACGACTGCCAGAACAGTCGATGAAGCGACTGCAACAACAAGCAGACTTAGTTCATGTCGATCTAGATCGTGACCCGACGCGGCAAGAGTTGCTCGACGGTGTGCGCGACGTTGATGGCTTACTGTGTTTACTGACGAATAAAGTTGACGCCGCACTTCTCGATGCTGGCTCGCGATTGAAAGTGGTTTCAAACTACGCGGTCGGGTTCAACAATATCGATGTGCCGGCGGCAACCGAACGCAACATAGCCGTGACCAACACGCCCGGTGTACTCACCGATTGCACGGCCGACATGGCTTGGGCGCTATTGATGGCGGCGGCCAGACGCGTGGTCGAAGGTGACCATTTGGTACGTGGTGGTCAATGGACCGGTTGGGAGCCCTTGCAACTTCTCGGGCAAGAAGTTTCCGGCGCGACAATTGGATTTGTCGGAATGGGACGCATTGCGAAGGCGACTGCGAAACGGGCCGCGGCGTTTGAGATGCGATTGCTCTACTGGAATCGCACCCGATTGGCGGTCGACGAAGAAAAACAATTGGGACTGGAGTACCGCGAATTTGACGATCTGTTCGCCGATTGCGACTTCGTTTCAATCCATGTCGCGCTGACCGAAGCGACAACACACCTCGTCGGTGCAAAACAATTCGAACAGATGAAAGAATCGGCGATCCTGATCAACACGGCTCGCGGACCGGTCGTGGACGAACGGGCGTTAGTCCGAGCACTACAACAACAGCAAATCGGTGGTGCGGGGTTGGATGTGTTCGAACATGAACCAACTGTCGCAGACGAATTGCGTTCGATGGCTCAAGTCGTCCTCGCGCCCCACTTGGGAAGTGCTACCATTGCGACTCGAGAGAAAATGGGATCGATCGCAGTCGACAATTGCCTCGCCGGTTGCCGAGGCGACGATCCTCCGCAACGCATCAATTGATCAATCGCCTCCGCGATCCGCTGGTCGAACGTGATCGCGGCGGGCCCGTTTCGCCGATCGGGGAGCCCGCGACGGGCGTTTCGTCACACCCACTGGCATCCTTTCGTTTCATCGATCGTGAGAGGTGTTTTGAAGATTTATGCCAAACGAGGGGCGGTGTCGTTTTCCGTTTGACCGATACGACCATCCACACGGGGGACGAAGGCTAGCGAGAACACGCCAGTTCGTTGACCATGGGTTGGTCGACGACTAGGATGCATCAGGTGGACCTGGCCTCGTGAGGAGCATTCTCGTCCCCCTAGCTGCGAATCGAACGCTGTGATCGGAAACGCTTGGTCGATTCGCCCTTTTCTAGTCAGCCAACATCGTCCGATGGATACAGTGTTCGATGGATCACGAACCAAAACCGTCCGAAGAGAAAACGATCATCCGGCGAACGGATGGCGATGGCTCTGGCTCGCAACACCGCAACGATTCAAAATCGGGCGTTTCCGCTTCGGGAACTTCGGACGACGTTTTAGTCGAGGGGTTGGACGAAGCGAAGACCATCATTCGACAGATCCAGCGACCGCAGTCGGGCGAACGATCGGGACGCACCCCGGCCGAAATCACCAAAGTTTTGGTCGGACATCAGCTTAACCAGTACCACTTGGATGCCTTAATCGGCGGTGGCGGTATGGGCGCCGTCTTTCGGGCTCACGATCAACGCTTGGACCGGATCGTAGCACTGAAAGTGATTCCGTTTGTCGGAAACGATCCTGAACTTCAGCGTCGGTTTCGCAACGAAGCTCAGAACGCGGCAAAGCTCGATCACCCTCGCATCGCTCGCGTGTTTGACGCGGGGGACTATGACGATTGGCACTACATCGTCTTCGAATACATCAGTGGGATCAACCTGCGAGACCTTGTTCAGGACCGCGGCGTTCTCTCCCTTGATGACGCCGTGCTTTATACCTCGCAGGTGACACAAGCACTCGATCATGCGTCACAACGCGGCATCGTCCACCGAGACATCAAACCTTCAAACCTGTTGGTTTCCGAAGACGGATCGGTCAAGCTGGTCGATATGGGCCTGGCCCGAAGTGACAATTTAGAACTTAGCGAAGACATGACCGCCAGTGGCGTCACGCTGGGAACGTTCGACTACATTTCACCCGAACAAGCGCTCGATCCACGAGACGCAGATATTCGCAGCGACTTGTATTCACTCGGGTGCACGCTGTACTTCATGCTGACCGGAGAGCCGCCCTACACCGGCGGGACGATGCTGCAAAAATTGATCAGCCACGGCAACGCGCCGCTGCCTGATCCACGTCAATTGCGTCCCGACTTGCCAGATGAAGTCGTCGCGGTCATGCACCGGATGATGGCGAAGGATCCGAAAGCTCGCTATCAAACCGCAGGCGACTTGCTGGCCGACCTCAGCGAACTCGCGTTTCGCTTTGACCTGCGTCGATCCCAGTCGGGCGTTGGCGTCGCGATCCCAACAGCGAACGAAGGTCTTCAGCGATTGCAGTTCCACCTGCCCTGGATGCTCGCCGTCTTGCTGATCTTGATGGTCGCCGGATACCTCGAATTGCAAACGACGGCAACGCGCGATGGATTCCTGATCGAACGACCACAAGCGATGTTACGGGGAACTTCACGAACACAGATGGAAACGCTTGATAGCGGCGAATCATTTGACGATGTCAGTCTTCCCCCCGGTCCCTTGTTTGGGCCGACGACCGAAGTACGACCAAACGATGCGGAACTCGACAGCAGCAGCACGAGCGACGAGGCGTCGACCGGTACCGCAGAGCCGACGCCGGCGATGACGGCAGATTTACTCTCCGAGTCTGCTGCGCAGCCGCCACGCTTCAACGGGACGCTGCCGTTTCCAAATGAAATGAAATCGCCACTGTCCGACTCGACAGCGAAAGTCGATACGATGGGAGCAAACGACAGCGCGGGCGATCCCCCGACGGTTGCAAGTCGCACGGACCCGGAAAAAGTCCCCGATGCGATGTCGTCCGGTCCGACGAAAAATGGCGTCGCCGCTTCGGGTGCCGTAGCCTCAAACACCTCGTCAACTGCGTCAGAAGCGATCGATTTGCCGGCCCCCGAAATCGTTCGAGTCGTCCCACCGAGCTTGCTCGCGTTGGCAACTCGCGTGGGTGAGATTGATCGCGACACCGATGGAGCGGCTCTCTGCCCTAGCCTTGATGAAGCGTTGACGTTGGCCGAAGAGTTAGAAATCGACCGAATTCAGTTGGCGACGCCGCGGGTCGTCACTGGCAAAGTCACGATTCCGCGCGACAACATGGTGATCGAATCGACGCTCGAACGGACCACCATCCGTTTGGTGTCAACGGACACTTTGGCGATCGGGCGAAGCCAAATGATGGTGATCGGAAACCATCGCACTCACTTCAAGAATATCGACTTTCATTGGGAGCTTGCCCAGGAACAAGTCGACGGCGGGGCGATGTTCTTGGTCAACGACAACCGCCTCACGGAATTCGACAACTGTTCGTTTACGCTGGTCAACAAGGCGATCCATGATGGCGTTTGCTTTTTTCAGGTCAAAACCGATGCCCCCGCCGACACAGACACCGCCGCAGTAGCCGATGCGACATTACCGTTGGTCGCTTTGGTATTCGACAACGCGATCGTCCGCGGCGAAGCAGACTTCATCAAGATGGATCATGCGGCAGCATTACAGTTAGTGTGGAACAATGGGCTGCTGGCCGTGAGCGGACGCATGATCGATACGGCAGGTGCGATCAAACAAGCGACTTCATTGATCACCAGTACGATTCAGCTTTCGCTATCGAATGTGACCGCAGAGATCCCGCGTGGCCTGCTGCGGATGCGACTGGGACCTAGTGGTGAATACCCTGTATCGATCGAAAGAGAAGCAAACCAGTGCGTTTTCCTGGTCGAACAAGGCCAGCCCCATTTCGAAATCATTGGCGTGGAGTCGTTGTCGACCGACCAAAGTCTGTTGCGGCTTCGCGGTGAAGATAATGTTTATGTGGGAGCCCCAACGCTGACCGATCCGATTTTGTATCTCTCCGACATCGGTGGCAACACGGCCATGTACTTGATGTCAGAATTACCCGCGGGCAACCTTTCATGGATTGATGAGACGGGGCCGCGGTGGTCGGTTCGCTGGTCCAACGTTCGACCTACGACACAAACGTATCACTTGTTGACGCCGGCAAGCTATCGGCAAGACGGGGCAATCTTCTTCGGGTTCCGTGAACTCGACCTACCGTCGCTGCCGTAACCGAAAGACACCAGTCATCGCTGTGCTCGCCATCGTGGCACAACTACCTGGCGGCTGATCGATAATTACCCGATCATCCATCGTTACCAGTGCCGAAAATGACGGATCACTCCCGTTCGATCATCACTTCAACGGGAATTCCGATCGGCAGGGCGACGTCATTGGCAAGATCAATCCAGACTCTTCGGGAATGAGTGTCGTTGCGTTCGCCCGCCCATCCACCGTAGATCTTTTTTGGCTCCATCCTCGGTTCGATCTCGCTGACGATTCCTTCGAAGTACTTACCCGGAAGCGCATCAACGGTGATACGACAAGTCTTGCCTTCGCTGACGATCAATGCGTCCCGTTCGTCGACATCAGCAACGACGCGCAATTGACTGGCGTCGACGATTTGCAGCGCCGGCGCCGGGTTCTCGGGACTAATCCATTCACCGACTCGCACATCGATGTCCAGCACAATCGCATCACAAGGCGCTTTAACCTGGCAACGATCGAGATCAATCTCCGCCATCCGCAATTCCGCTTTTGCTGACGCAATCGCTGCGTCGGCGGCCAACAGATCTGCCGGTCGCGGATCTGCCTTGACGGTTTCGAATCGCTTGCGGGCTGCGTTCAACAACGCGAGACTTGAGTCATGATCGTAGCGATAATCCTCCATCTCTTGTGCGCTGATCGCGTTTCGATTGAACAGTTTTGCCGCACGCTCGAATCGATTCCGTGCGCCTTCGTAGCGAGCAAGGGCGGCTTCGGCGTTTTGACGTGCGGCTTCAATTTCCGTCGGTCGCGCACCGGCTACCAAACGCATTCGCTTCGCTTGTGCGGCTTCCAATTGAGCAGCGGCGAGATCTCGAAGTGCTTCGTATCGCTGTGAGTCTAATTTCAGAAGGGCCTCACCTGTACTGACGCGGGTACCGCTTGCAACTGGCAGCGTTTCAATCCGTCCCGGGAAATGCGGTCGTATCGAAATCGGTTCGGATCGCCCTTCCACTCGTCCGGCCGCGTGAATCATCGGGCCAAACGAAGCCGCGTCGACCGTCAACGGAATCGGGTCAGGGGCGAGCGGGCGATTGAGCTGTTGCTGATCGAAGGCAACCATCACTCCTGTGCCCACGGCCGCCAGGGTCCCTGCGAGGATCAACTGTCTCATTTGAACCTCCCGTTTTCCATCTCGCATACGCGGTCGGCGTAGCGATAGATTCGTGGGTCATGGGTGACTACGACGGTGGACGTGTTGAATTCATCGGTTAGCTCGGTCAGCAAGTCCATCACCCCTTTGCCAGACTGACTATCAAGAGCCGCCGTTGGCTCGTCGGCCAGAATCAATTTCGGCTGAGCCACGACGGCGCGAGCGAGCGCCACGCGTTGGCATTGTCCTGGACTCATCGAAGACGGTAGTGCGTTGACATGATCGCCAAGCCCCATACGACGGAGTAACGCGGCGGAACGTTTGCGAGCCATTGCGATCGGCTCGCCATGCATCGTCAACGGAATCGCGACATTGTCCTGTGCATCCAACCCGTCGATTAGCTGAAATCGCTGAAATACGAACCCAATCATCTGTCGACGCACCATCGTCCGCGCCTGCTCGTCCAATCCATCGACTTGTTCGTCGAAGAACCGAATGCGTCCGGCATCGGGTGAGAGCAAAAGGCCCAAGATCGAGAGCAACGTGGTTTTGCCACTGCCCGATGGGCCGACTAGGAAAACGCATTCACGTTCTCTTAAACGAAACTCGATCCCATCAAGAACCGGACGTTCTGATCCACCGATGAGGTACGTCTTGCTAATACCTGACGCTTCGATCGCGATCGTATCGCTGATCTTCGACCGACGAGTAGGGTTGCCGTCGGAAATCGCATCGTCGGCCATGACGGGGACGTGGACCGCGGTTGCCGGCTGCGACGCATCGATTGGGGTGGAGTGACTCATGATTGCAGCGCCGTGTGGGGATCGATGCGGCGAACTCGCAGGTACGGAAGTCCCGATGCGAATAGGCAGATGCAAAAAATCAGCACCGCGCATCCGACGTAAAGCATGCTAGGAATTTCGATCGTCGCTCGTGGCGTGCTCAACAACGTCTTTAAAATGACGGTAATCACCATTCCAATGGCGATGCCAATTGTTGCGACCAGCGCAGATTGAAGGATTAAGATACTCAGCAACTCGCGTTCACTTAGTCCGATCGCCCGCAGCGTCGCGTATTCCGAGACTCGGTCAAGCACCATCGCATAGAGCGTCTGGCCGACCATCACCAATCCGACCAAGAGCCCGAGAAGTGTCGCAGCCCCAAAGCTGACCCCCAGCCCCGTACGCGTCATCCAGAAATTGATACTGACCGACGCATATTCCTCGCTGGTCATCGCTTCGACGTCCGGCAAGACCGCTTCAATCTGGTCGCAGATCCGATGCAAGTCCGCACCAGGCTCTGCTCTGGCCAATAGATACGACGTCCGTGTTGGATCGCTGCCCATGATTTCAAGGACGCGATCGTAGTCGGTAAAAATGTAAGGAGTCACCAGGAAACTCAGCACTCCGTTCGACTTCCCGACAACCCGAACGCGGCGTCCGTTGATTTCCCGCAAGTCACCGATCTCGGGCGACACAAGTTTTTGATCGTCGCAGATGTCAACGATTACGCCGTTTTGTTGCTGAAGTGCGTCCGGCGGACCTTCAACAATCTCGTAGGCGCGGCCAAGGTTGGTCGTCTCGGGAACGCCCACTAAAACGACGTTTTCGTATCCACCGCCCGGCAAACTGATTTCGCTGAATTCGACACGTAACGGTTGAACGTTGTCGATGCCTTGGACGCCTTCGACCACATGTCGCCAGCGTTCGGGAATCGAATGAGCGAAATCCACATTGTGCATTCCGCGATGTCCGATCCAGATATCGGCGTGACTGCGGTCGACCAACATGCTCGCCTTGCTGATCAACCCGACGAATAACCCGCCTTGGATATTGACCAGAACGACGGAAAAGATCACGCCAACCAAACCCGCGATTAGCTTTCCTCGGTCGTGAAACAGCGTGCGATAAGCAAGATTCCAACGCATCGCGATCGTGGACCGGAACTAGCGGGGGGATGGATGATAGCTGATAGACGAATATAGGTCGTTGTCGACTTCCCAATCAGAAATCTTTAACAAGCTCGGTCTTAGTCGACTTTCGCGAGCGGAGTCCAGCCCGATCGCAAGGCTTCTCCCCAAGATCCGTCTCGCCAAGCCCCCAATCCTCCAGATTCCCCGGGGCTGCACATCTGATGAGGGTGATGCGTCAAAACGATTCCATAAGACGCATTTCGTTGGCCGAGCAGTTCAATCAATCTTGTCCGCTATCGCGGTCATACAAAACCCTTGAACACAGCGCGGAAAGGTCAAACGATTGGCAACCGATGTGATCGAATCGCCAGTCACGTCCGCCCAAACCGTGCACGCCGGCAGTCCCAGTTAACGAGCGACCGGGAAAAGGTTATGGTTCTGGGCACCCGAGTTTCCCTCCGTCCTCTCCGCACACCACCGAAATGCTTTCCAATTTATCGTCAATCGAACTCGTTTGGCTGTTTCTCGGTGCGATGGGGATCGGCATTTCAAAGTCGGGGTTCCCCGGCGTGAGCATGTTTCACGTCGTCGTCTACGCATCAGTTTTCGGTGCAAAGGAGTCGACCGGTGTGTTGCTTCCGATGCTCGTCGTTGGTGATTTTTTCGCGATCAAAGTGTTTGGCCGCAAAGCCGATTGGGGGCAGGTGCGAAGACTGTTGCCACCGACGCTCGCCGGGATCGTCGTTGGCTGGTTATTGATGGGAATTCTGGACGAAACGATTTTTAAACGCTTAGTCGGCGTCATCATCCTAACTCTGACCGGGGTGCAGGTACTGCGAATGTGGAAACCCGGTTGGTTTGACAAGATCCCACATTCCTACGCTTTCGCCCTTAGTCTCGGATTCCTGGCTGGATTGACGACGATGCTGGCGAACGCGGCCGGCCCAGTCGTCGCGCTTTACCTTATTGCGATCAGCCTTCCGAAGTGGGAGTTGATCGGCACGGCTGCGTGGTTATTTCTCGTTCTGAACGTTCTCAAACTGCCGCTCAGCTATGACCTTGGGTTGATCACCGGGACATCACTCCTGATCGGCGCATTGATGTCGATCGCAATTCCGATCGGGATTTTCGTTGGGCGATGGCTTGTTTCGCGTGTCTCGCAAAAACTGTTCAACGGAATCCTGTTAGCGTTCACCGCGATTGCTGCGTTACGGTTGATCGAACTCTTCTAACCCCGCACGAAGCGATGAAGTGTCATCGAAGCCACTCGTCGCGATGCTCTTGAACGAACGCATCGTCGGTCAAGTACGGATAGAGTGATCGGACTCGCTCGATCGCTTCACGTTGGCCGGACGACAAACGTTCTTGGGGATCGAGCAAGCGATCGCTGGAGAGCAAGCCTTGGTCGAACAGCACCGTTTGGATCCCGGCAATACAGCCTGCGAAATGATTGCGGGCATCAAACAACGCCGCATTGCAGTCGGTCACCTGCGCTGCCAATCGCATCAGTGAACTCGGAACACTGCCCGACTGCTTTGCCGCTTGGCACTGCCGATGCACATCGACCGCTGCCCTGGTCCAGCAGGCCCAGTGACCAAGTAACCCGCCGCAAAATTCGATCGTCGGTCCTTGAGCGTCAAAGCGATACTCGCTGACCAAATCGCTGACGATCGCATCATCATTTCCCGTGTACAAGGCGACTTGGTCAGTCCGACCAACGTCAGCCAAGGCTCGGACGACGTCCAGGGTTTTGTAGCGGTCGAACGGAGAAACCTTGATCCCAACCACGTTTTCAATCTCGATAAATCGTCGCCAGAATTCAACCGACAGAAGACGCCCGCCTACGGCGGGTTGAAGATAGAACCCCAGGATTGGGATTTCGGCGGCGATGGTACTGCAATGTTCGATCAACTCGTCATCGTCACCCCCTGGTAACGCGGCCAGCGATAGCAAGCCCGCATCGTAGCCAAGCTCGCGCGCCAAACGAGCCTCCGAAAGTGCTTGTTGAGTCAAACCGCAGATCCCAGCGATCATGATCGTTGATTGATCGCCTGGACGACAATCACGTGCCGTCTCCATCGTAAGTTCTAGCACCGGCCGCAGAAGATCGAATGGCGGATCGCGTATTTGAAACTGTGTCGTGTGCACCGCGACTGCCAATCCGCCCGCTCCGGCGGCGCAGTAATACCTCGTGAGTGCTCGCTGATGCCGCTCGTCAAATTTTCCTGCGGCGGTCAACGCTAATGGATGTGCCGGGATCACGAGACCGGCAAATAGCTGCTTGCGCACCAAATCAGGTGTCTTCATTGCGTGTTCGAGATTTCGAGTCTTTAGAATCCGCCGTCGCGGACTTCGAAGTGAGTCGGTTTGCCTAGCAATGGTTGATCGCGTTGCACCCAATCTGCGATCCAACCGATCATCCGTTCTAAGTCGACGCTCGGTTTACCGAAGTGCCGGTGCAGCAGCGACGAATCGTTCAATAGTGCCGTCGTTGCTTCTTGTCCGATGAAGGTCACATCACGGCCAAAGTATTCGCCGAATCGATCGGCAACGGAGCGAACTGAGAGAACCGAATCGCCGGTCAAATTCAGTACATTCGCCGGTGACGTTGCCATTGGCAGCGCGCGGATAATCGCATCATTGGCATCACCCTGCCAGATACAGTTGAAGTAACCCTGGGTTAAATCAATCGGCTGTTTGGAGTGTACCTTGATCGCCAAATCGACCAAGACGCCGTAACGCGCTTCGACGGCGTAGTTCAATCGAATTAGAACCACGGGCGTTTTGTTCTCGATCGAAAAGTACTCAAACAATCGCTCGCGTGCCAAAGCCGCATTGGCGTATTCTCCGATCGGCCCAACAGAATCGCTTTCGGCTGAACCACTTGAATCAATCGAAACAAGCGGATAAATGTTGCCCGTCGAAAGAGCAACGATCGGCTGTGTCTGATAACGTTGCAAACAATACGTGGGCGCGATCGTGTTGACCGCCCAGGTGCGAGAAGGGTTTTGACGGGTCCCGAACTTTGAACCGACCAAGTAGATCACATGATCTGCTTCGGGTAGTGAGTCGACATGACTGCGGTCGAGTAAATCAGCCGCATAGGTTTCAACGCCATGATTTTGCAGCCAAGTTCTAGCCGCCGAGTTTGTGAAGCGACTAACGGCGGTCACCGTCGCTTCGCTATTGGCGAGGTGAATCGCGCGCTGCGCCCGAACCGCAAGCGTTGGCCCCATCTTCCCGCCCGCCCCCAAGATCAATAGGCGACCTCGCAGAGACCGGCAGAATTCAATCAAGGCATCCGAAGGTTCACAAAGCCACCGTTCCAGGTCGGCTTCATCGGAAAATGTTTGAGGCAGCATTCGTTCGTGATCCTTCAATGATTTGAATTCCCGTTGGTCCCCAGAAGTGAATTCTGGTTTCTCCACGACTATGAACCGATCTGCCGAAGGGATCAACGTCGTGGCCGAATCGCCATCGCTGCACCGTCAGTTCGTCATCCGGCCTTCGTCGCGTTTCGGATGCGGTTATGGCGTGAGGGCTTGTCGCAAGACCGGTTCAAACACATCGGCTTGCCTTACGAAACCAAGATCACTCGCGTGCGATCCGTCGGTTGCCCCATCACCATCGTCACCATAAAGATGATCGCCCTGAATGTAGAACAGATTTTTTGTCTGCTTCTCAGTCAACGTCTTGTACGCTTCCTTGAGGGCCTGATGGTTCGCCGTGTGATGAGCATCTCTCGCCGGCAAGATCCAACTGTTCGTGTTACGGCGATCTTCGACCAGGATGATTGGCGTATTCGGTTTATGCTCGCGGATTTGCTGGACCAAAGGGATACATCGCTCGGCAACCATCGCGGCGTTCATGTTCGGCAGGCAGTCAATCACGTAAACGGACGCATCGATTTGAACCAAGTAATCGCCGACCTCGGGATGCATTCGCCCGTTCCCAGAAAAACCAAGGTTGACGACCGGCTGGTCAAATCTGCGACCAAGAATTGCGGTGTGAACCATCC
Above is a genomic segment from Roseiconus lacunae containing:
- a CDS encoding dihydrodipicolinate synthase family protein; the protein is MKTPDLVRKQLFAGLVIPAHPLALTAAGKFDERHQRALTRYYCAAGAGGLAVAVHTTQFQIRDPPFDLLRPVLELTMETARDCRPGDQSTIMIAGICGLTQQALSEARLARELGYDAGLLSLAALPGGDDDELIEHCSTIAAEIPILGFYLQPAVGGRLLSVEFWRRFIEIENVVGIKVSPFDRYKTLDVVRALADVGRTDQVALYTGNDDAIVSDLVSEYRFDAQGPTIEFCGGLLGHWACWTRAAVDVHRQCQAAKQSGSVPSSLMRLAAQVTDCNAALFDARNHFAGCIAGIQTVLFDQGLLSSDRLLDPQERLSSGQREAIERVRSLYPYLTDDAFVQEHRDEWLR
- a CDS encoding NAD-dependent epimerase/dehydratase family protein; this encodes MLPQTFSDEADLERWLCEPSDALIEFCRSLRGRLLILGAGGKMGPTLAVRAQRAIHLANSEATVTAVSRFTNSAARTWLQNHGVETYAADLLDRSHVDSLPEADHVIYLVGSKFGTRQNPSRTWAVNTIAPTYCLQRYQTQPIVALSTGNIYPLVSIDSSGSAESDSVGPIGEYANAALARERLFEYFSIENKTPVVLIRLNYAVEARYGVLVDLAIKVHSKQPIDLTQGYFNCIWQGDANDAIIRALPMATSPANVLNLTGDSVLSVRSVADRFGEYFGRDVTFIGQEATTALLNDSSLLHRHFGKPSVDLERMIGWIADWVQRDQPLLGKPTHFEVRDGGF